One segment of Channa argus isolate prfri chromosome 17, Channa argus male v1.0, whole genome shotgun sequence DNA contains the following:
- the ppp1r13bb gene encoding protein phosphatase 1, regulatory subunit 13Bb isoform X6, which yields MMPMILTVYLSDGEQAVTEVPITPETTCRDVVEFCKEPGESGCHLAEVWRGNERAIPFEHMMYEHLQKWGPRKQEVKFFLRHEDSPTESSDQGSQQSQDQTSRRSGNTGEKHSENGVGNQRVELTLSELQEMANRQQQQIEAQQQMLVAKEQRLRYLKQQERRQQQTVSEAEKLQRLKERVDSQEAKLKKIRAMRGQVDYSKVINGNLSAEIEQVSSLFQEKQAELQAAVLRVEQLSLQLEDLRRGKLNGIQTALGGQVTGAAALELRKLYQELQIRNKLNQEQNSKLQQQKELLNKRNMEVTLMDKRISELRERLYKKKTEARQKENLLLNRANGPPSPQPASGTLGRVAAVGPYIQVPVPGRQEGGYTMPPDPLKPQTLGVNNQANHGRTKSDGVRKPPGPWKVSDLDIVVDPVPSSFPESHPGASAGSDGTSPNDTGWPTLSKTSTTLKPPERKDSGTDTQGKSPPSGSPVTPTADKVLDSKVAVSSPAISKPQPPPYGSHLTSANSASSLERRKDAPPPPRPLPNPPAPAWPRVPPSTGSSSQQIQQRISVPPSPTFQPNTPIFPPGLSERLDTPPAVAVRPFFPDRGSRPQSPRKGPPTVNSSSIYHMYLQQAAPKSQPLKPALKAVYGKPVLLSSSTPPSPLPYTQTGGAFPLLQGQPSGEDTLDGEFDDRDCFQHLEPSAPPPSVENIPRPLSPTKLTPMVHSPLRYQSDADLEVLRKKLANAPRPLKKRSSITEPEGPSGPNIQKLLYQRFNTLAGSIEGNGVSGSGGVSGAGNGTPFYQPANPPGYLAGDSVADTDNGNFPSEASLPPPGAEGLDSEAALPSTDANDNEPLPLPPEAMGDPAEQAESEDDNNNNVGTSEALLSRPVPEVSTPEESGTVVSQPVEKRTNLKKPNSERTGHGFRVKFNPLALLLDASLEGEFDLVQRIIYEVENPSTPNDEGITPLHNAVCAGHHHIVKFLLDFGVNVNAADSDGWTPLHCAASCNSVHLCKVLVESGAAIFASTISDVETAADKCEEMEEGYIQCSQFLYGVQEKLGVMNKGTVYALWNYEAQSPDELSFSEGDAITILRRQDDNETEWWWARLEDNEGYVPRNLLGLYPRIKPRQRSLA from the exons ATGATGCCG ATGATTTTGACAGTGTACCTCAGCGATGGCGAACAGGCTGTTACTGAGGTGCCAATCACCCCTGAGACGACATGCCGTGATGTTGTTGAGTTCTGCAAAGAGCCCGGGGAGAGCGGCTGCCACCTGGCTGAGGTCTGGAGAGGCAATG AACGAGCGATTCCTTTCGAGCACATGATGTACGAGCATCTGCAAAAATGGGGGCCTCGGAAACAAGAGGTCAAGTTCTTCCTCCGCCATGAAGATTCACCAACTGAGAGCAGTGATCAAG GAAGTCAACAGTCTCAGGATCAGACGAGTCGCAGGAGTGGAAACACCGGAGAGAAACACAGTGAGAATGGG GTGGGGAATCAACGTGTTGAGCTCACACTGTCAGAGCTTCAGGAGATGGCCAatcggcagcagcagcaaattgAGGCTCAGCAGCAGATGCTTGTTGCAAAG GAGCAACGTTTACGTTACCTGAAGCAGCAGGAGCGACGTCAGCAGCAAACAGTTTCAGAGGCCGAAAAGCTGCAGAGGCTCAAAGAACGTGTGGACAGTCAGGAGGCAAAGCTAAAGAAGATTCGGGCAATGAGAGGCCAGGTGGACTACAGCAAGGTCATAAATGGCAACCTGT CGGCAGAGATTGAGCAAGTTAGCAGCTTGTTCCAAGAGAAGCAGGCAGAGTTACAGGCAGCTGTACTGAGGGTGGAGCAGCTTAGCCTCCAGCTGGAGGACCTGCGAAGAGGAAAGCTCAACGGCATACAGACAGCACTGGGAGGCCAAGTAACCGGTGCTGCAGCCTTAGAGCTGCGTAAACTCTACCAGGAGCTTCAG ATTCGAAACAAACTGAACCAGGAGCAAAACAGCAAGCTGCAGCAACAGAAGGAACTTCTGAACAAGCGCAACATGGAAGTGACACTCATGGACAAGCGCATCAGCGAGCTACGGGAACGCCTctacaagaaaaaaactgagGCACGTCAAAAAGAGAATCTTCTT CTAAATAGAGCAAATGGACCTCCCTCTCCTCAGCCCGCTTCTGGGACCCTGGGCCGTGTTGCAGCTGTTGGACCATACATCCAAGTCCCTGTACCAGGCCGACAGGAAGGAGGCTACACTATGCCACCTGATCCATTGAAGCCCCAGACTTTGGGTGTCAATAATCAAGCCAACCATGGCCGTACCAAGTCAG ACGGTGTGCGAAAGCCTCCTGGCCCTTGGAAGGTGTCTGATTTAGACATCGTTGTGGACCCGGTACCCTCGTCCTTTCCAGAATCACACCCTGGAGCCTCTGCTGGCTCTGACGGCACGTCCC CTAATGACACTGGTTGGCCTACCTTAAGCAAGACCAGCACAACACTAAAGCCTCCTGAGAGAAAAGACTCAGGGACTGATACCCAGGGCAAAAGCCCTCCCTCAGGCTCACCTGTCACTCCAACTGCAGACAag GTGCTAGACTCCAAAGTGGCTGTGTCTTCCCCTGCCATTTCCAAGCCACAGCCACCTCCCTATGGTTCCCACCTTACCTCTGCTAACTCAGCCAGCTCTTTGGAGCGCCGCAAGGatgcacctcctcctcctcgcccACTCCCAAACCCACCAGCTCCTGCTTGGCCCCGTGTCCCCCCCTCCACAGGCTCCTCCTCTCAACAAATCCAACAACGTATCTCAGTACCGCCAAGCCCCACCTTCCAGCCTAATACACCGATTTTCCCTCCTGGGCTGAGCGAGCGACTGGATACCCCGCCAGCTGTGGCGGTGCGCCCATTCTTCCCAGACAGAGGATCACGTCCTCAGTCGCCCCGTAAAGGACCACCTACAGTGAACTCCAGCTCCATCTATCACATGTACCTCCAGCAGGCAGCGCCAAAGAGCCAACCACTTAAGCCTGCCCTCAAAGCAG TATATGGGAAGCCTGTTCTTCTCTCTAGCTCAACACCCCCTTCGCCTCTGCCATACACCCAGACGGGAGGAGCCTTCCCATTGCTCCAAGGCCAGCCCAGTGGGGAGGACACTTTGGACGGAGAATTTGATGATCGTGATTGTTTCCAGCACCTGGAGCCATCAGCACCTCCTCCAAGCGTGGAGAATATCCCACGACCACTCAGTCCTACTAAGCTCACGCCCATGGTACACTCCCCACTCCGCTACCAAAGTGACGCCGATCTTGAGGTGCTCCGTAAAAAGCTGGCCAATGCTCCCAGACCCCTCAAGAAGCGTAGCTCCATAACAGAACCAGAAGGCCCCAGTGGACCCAACATCCAGAAACTGCTCTACCAGAGGTTCAACACTTTAGCAGGAAGCATAGAGGGAAATGGAGTCAGTGGGTCAGGAGGTGTCAGCGGTGCAGGTAATGGAACACCTTTTTATCAGCCAGCTAATCCTCCTGGATATCTAGCAGGTGACTCTGTGGCTGACACGGACAATGGGAACTTCCCCTCTGAGGCATCACTACCACCACCAGGGGCAGAGGGGCTGGATTCTGAGGCTGCACTTCCATCTACTGACGCAAATGACAATGAGCCACTGCCCTTGCCACCAGAAGCGATGGGAGACCCTGCTGAACAGGCAGAATCCGAggacgacaacaacaacaatgttgGAACCTCTGAAGCGTTGCTATCCAGACCTGTGCCAGAGGTCTCCACTCCAGAAGAGAGTGGCACAGTGGTCTCACAACCAGTG GAGAAGCGCACAAACCTAAAGAAGCCAAACTCTGAGCGTACTGGTCATGGCTTTAGAGTGAAGTTCAACCCTCTGGCCCTTCTGTTGGATGCTTCATTGGAGGGAGAGTTTGATCTTGTCCAGAGGATCATCTATGag GTGGAGAATCCTAGCACTCCCAACGATGAAGGCATCACCCCCCTGCACAATGCAGTGTGTGCCGGGCAtcaccacatagtcaagttctTGCTGGATTTTGGTGTGAACGTCAATGCTGCAGACAGCGATGGATG GACTCCACTTCACTGTGCCGCTTCCTGTAACAGTGTTCATCTGTGCAAAGTATTGGTTGAGTCAGGAGCAGCCATCTTTGCCAGCACAATTAGTGATGTGGAGACTGCTGCAGATAAGTGTGAAGAAATGGAGGAGGGTTATATTCAGTGTTCCCAGTTTCTATATG GTGTTCAGGAGAAATTGGGTGTCATGAACAAGGGGACAGTGTATGCGCTGTGGAATTATGAAGCTCAGAGCCCGGATGAGCTGTCGTTCAGCGAAGGGGATGCCATTACCATTCTGCGACGCCAGGACGACAATGAAACCGAGTGGTGGTGGGCACGACTTGAAGACAACGAGGGCTATGTGCCCCGGAATCTGCTTGGG ctCTATCCTAGGATCAAGCCACGTCAGCGCTCCTTGGCGTAG
- the ppp1r13bb gene encoding protein phosphatase 1, regulatory subunit 13Bb isoform X9, which produces MMPMILTVYLSDGEQAVTEVPITPETTCRDVVEFCKEPGESGCHLAEVWRGNERAIPFEHMMYEHLQKWGPRKQEVKFFLRHEDSPTESSDQGSQQSQDQTSRRSGNTGEKHSENGVGNQRVELTLSELQEMANRQQQQIEAQQQMLVAKEQRLRYLKQQERRQQQTVSEAEKLQRLKERVDSQEAKLKKIRAMRGQVDYSKVINGNLSAEIEQVSSLFQEKQAELQAAVLRVEQLSLQLEDLRRGKLNGIQTALGGQVTGAAALELRKLYQELQIRNKLNQEQNSKLQQQKELLNKRNMEVTLMDKRISELRERLYKKKTELNRANGPPSPQPASGTLGRVAAVGPYIQVPVPGRQEGGYTMPPDPLKPQTLGVNNQANHGRTKSDGVRKPPGPWKVSDLDIVVDPVPSSFPESHPGASAGSDGTSPNDTGWPTLSKTSTTLKPPERKDSGTDTQGKSPPSGSPVTPTADKVLDSKVAVSSPAISKPQPPPYGSHLTSANSASSLERRKDAPPPPRPLPNPPAPAWPRVPPSTGSSSQQIQQRISVPPSPTFQPNTPIFPPGLSERLDTPPAVAVRPFFPDRGSRPQSPRKGPPTVNSSSIYHMYLQQAAPKSQPLKPALKAVYGKPVLLSSSTPPSPLPYTQTGGAFPLLQGQPSGEDTLDGEFDDRDCFQHLEPSAPPPSVENIPRPLSPTKLTPMVHSPLRYQSDADLEVLRKKLANAPRPLKKRSSITEPEGPSGPNIQKLLYQRFNTLAGSIEGNGVSGSGGVSGAGNGTPFYQPANPPGYLAGDSVADTDNGNFPSEASLPPPGAEGLDSEAALPSTDANDNEPLPLPPEAMGDPAEQAESEDDNNNNVGTSEALLSRPVPEVSTPEESGTVVSQPVEKRTNLKKPNSERTGHGFRVKFNPLALLLDASLEGEFDLVQRIIYEVENPSTPNDEGITPLHNAVCAGHHHIVKFLLDFGVNVNAADSDGWTPLHCAASCNSVHLCKVLVESGAAIFASTISDVETAADKCEEMEEGYIQCSQFLYGVQEKLGVMNKGTVYALWNYEAQSPDELSFSEGDAITILRRQDDNETEWWWARLEDNEGYVPRNLLGLYPRIKPRQRSLA; this is translated from the exons ATGATGCCG ATGATTTTGACAGTGTACCTCAGCGATGGCGAACAGGCTGTTACTGAGGTGCCAATCACCCCTGAGACGACATGCCGTGATGTTGTTGAGTTCTGCAAAGAGCCCGGGGAGAGCGGCTGCCACCTGGCTGAGGTCTGGAGAGGCAATG AACGAGCGATTCCTTTCGAGCACATGATGTACGAGCATCTGCAAAAATGGGGGCCTCGGAAACAAGAGGTCAAGTTCTTCCTCCGCCATGAAGATTCACCAACTGAGAGCAGTGATCAAG GAAGTCAACAGTCTCAGGATCAGACGAGTCGCAGGAGTGGAAACACCGGAGAGAAACACAGTGAGAATGGG GTGGGGAATCAACGTGTTGAGCTCACACTGTCAGAGCTTCAGGAGATGGCCAatcggcagcagcagcaaattgAGGCTCAGCAGCAGATGCTTGTTGCAAAG GAGCAACGTTTACGTTACCTGAAGCAGCAGGAGCGACGTCAGCAGCAAACAGTTTCAGAGGCCGAAAAGCTGCAGAGGCTCAAAGAACGTGTGGACAGTCAGGAGGCAAAGCTAAAGAAGATTCGGGCAATGAGAGGCCAGGTGGACTACAGCAAGGTCATAAATGGCAACCTGT CGGCAGAGATTGAGCAAGTTAGCAGCTTGTTCCAAGAGAAGCAGGCAGAGTTACAGGCAGCTGTACTGAGGGTGGAGCAGCTTAGCCTCCAGCTGGAGGACCTGCGAAGAGGAAAGCTCAACGGCATACAGACAGCACTGGGAGGCCAAGTAACCGGTGCTGCAGCCTTAGAGCTGCGTAAACTCTACCAGGAGCTTCAG ATTCGAAACAAACTGAACCAGGAGCAAAACAGCAAGCTGCAGCAACAGAAGGAACTTCTGAACAAGCGCAACATGGAAGTGACACTCATGGACAAGCGCATCAGCGAGCTACGGGAACGCCTctacaagaaaaaaactgag CTAAATAGAGCAAATGGACCTCCCTCTCCTCAGCCCGCTTCTGGGACCCTGGGCCGTGTTGCAGCTGTTGGACCATACATCCAAGTCCCTGTACCAGGCCGACAGGAAGGAGGCTACACTATGCCACCTGATCCATTGAAGCCCCAGACTTTGGGTGTCAATAATCAAGCCAACCATGGCCGTACCAAGTCAG ACGGTGTGCGAAAGCCTCCTGGCCCTTGGAAGGTGTCTGATTTAGACATCGTTGTGGACCCGGTACCCTCGTCCTTTCCAGAATCACACCCTGGAGCCTCTGCTGGCTCTGACGGCACGTCCC CTAATGACACTGGTTGGCCTACCTTAAGCAAGACCAGCACAACACTAAAGCCTCCTGAGAGAAAAGACTCAGGGACTGATACCCAGGGCAAAAGCCCTCCCTCAGGCTCACCTGTCACTCCAACTGCAGACAag GTGCTAGACTCCAAAGTGGCTGTGTCTTCCCCTGCCATTTCCAAGCCACAGCCACCTCCCTATGGTTCCCACCTTACCTCTGCTAACTCAGCCAGCTCTTTGGAGCGCCGCAAGGatgcacctcctcctcctcgcccACTCCCAAACCCACCAGCTCCTGCTTGGCCCCGTGTCCCCCCCTCCACAGGCTCCTCCTCTCAACAAATCCAACAACGTATCTCAGTACCGCCAAGCCCCACCTTCCAGCCTAATACACCGATTTTCCCTCCTGGGCTGAGCGAGCGACTGGATACCCCGCCAGCTGTGGCGGTGCGCCCATTCTTCCCAGACAGAGGATCACGTCCTCAGTCGCCCCGTAAAGGACCACCTACAGTGAACTCCAGCTCCATCTATCACATGTACCTCCAGCAGGCAGCGCCAAAGAGCCAACCACTTAAGCCTGCCCTCAAAGCAG TATATGGGAAGCCTGTTCTTCTCTCTAGCTCAACACCCCCTTCGCCTCTGCCATACACCCAGACGGGAGGAGCCTTCCCATTGCTCCAAGGCCAGCCCAGTGGGGAGGACACTTTGGACGGAGAATTTGATGATCGTGATTGTTTCCAGCACCTGGAGCCATCAGCACCTCCTCCAAGCGTGGAGAATATCCCACGACCACTCAGTCCTACTAAGCTCACGCCCATGGTACACTCCCCACTCCGCTACCAAAGTGACGCCGATCTTGAGGTGCTCCGTAAAAAGCTGGCCAATGCTCCCAGACCCCTCAAGAAGCGTAGCTCCATAACAGAACCAGAAGGCCCCAGTGGACCCAACATCCAGAAACTGCTCTACCAGAGGTTCAACACTTTAGCAGGAAGCATAGAGGGAAATGGAGTCAGTGGGTCAGGAGGTGTCAGCGGTGCAGGTAATGGAACACCTTTTTATCAGCCAGCTAATCCTCCTGGATATCTAGCAGGTGACTCTGTGGCTGACACGGACAATGGGAACTTCCCCTCTGAGGCATCACTACCACCACCAGGGGCAGAGGGGCTGGATTCTGAGGCTGCACTTCCATCTACTGACGCAAATGACAATGAGCCACTGCCCTTGCCACCAGAAGCGATGGGAGACCCTGCTGAACAGGCAGAATCCGAggacgacaacaacaacaatgttgGAACCTCTGAAGCGTTGCTATCCAGACCTGTGCCAGAGGTCTCCACTCCAGAAGAGAGTGGCACAGTGGTCTCACAACCAGTG GAGAAGCGCACAAACCTAAAGAAGCCAAACTCTGAGCGTACTGGTCATGGCTTTAGAGTGAAGTTCAACCCTCTGGCCCTTCTGTTGGATGCTTCATTGGAGGGAGAGTTTGATCTTGTCCAGAGGATCATCTATGag GTGGAGAATCCTAGCACTCCCAACGATGAAGGCATCACCCCCCTGCACAATGCAGTGTGTGCCGGGCAtcaccacatagtcaagttctTGCTGGATTTTGGTGTGAACGTCAATGCTGCAGACAGCGATGGATG GACTCCACTTCACTGTGCCGCTTCCTGTAACAGTGTTCATCTGTGCAAAGTATTGGTTGAGTCAGGAGCAGCCATCTTTGCCAGCACAATTAGTGATGTGGAGACTGCTGCAGATAAGTGTGAAGAAATGGAGGAGGGTTATATTCAGTGTTCCCAGTTTCTATATG GTGTTCAGGAGAAATTGGGTGTCATGAACAAGGGGACAGTGTATGCGCTGTGGAATTATGAAGCTCAGAGCCCGGATGAGCTGTCGTTCAGCGAAGGGGATGCCATTACCATTCTGCGACGCCAGGACGACAATGAAACCGAGTGGTGGTGGGCACGACTTGAAGACAACGAGGGCTATGTGCCCCGGAATCTGCTTGGG ctCTATCCTAGGATCAAGCCACGTCAGCGCTCCTTGGCGTAG
- the ppp1r13bb gene encoding protein phosphatase 1, regulatory subunit 13Bb isoform X7 has protein sequence MMPMILTVYLSDGEQAVTEVPITPETTCRDVVEFCKEPGESGCHLAEVWRGNERAIPFEHMMYEHLQKWGPRKQEVKFFLRHEDSPTESSDQGSQQSQDQTSRRSGNTGEKHSENGVGNQRVELTLSELQEMANRQQQQIEAQQQMLVAKEQRLRYLKQQERRQQQTVSEAEKLQRLKERVDSQEAKLKKIRAMRGQVDYSKVINGNLSAEIEQVSSLFQEKQAELQAAVLRVEQLSLQLEDLRRGKLNGIQTALGGQVTGAAALELRKLYQELQIRNKLNQEQNSKLQQQKELLNKRNMEVTLMDKRISELRERLYKKKTEARQKENLLLNRANGPPSPQPASGTLGRVAAVGPYIQVPVPGRQEGGYTMPPDPLKPQTLGVNNQANHGRTKSANDTGWPTLSKTSTTLKPPERKDSGTDTQGKSPPSGSPVTPTADKVLDSKVAVSSPAISKPQPPPYGSHLTSANSASSLERRKDAPPPPRPLPNPPAPAWPRVPPSTGSSSQQIQQRISVPPSPTFQPNTPIFPPGLSERLDTPPAVAVRPFFPDRGSRPQSPRKGPPTVNSSSIYHMYLQQAAPKSQPLKPALKAVYGKPVLLSSSTPPSPLPYTQTGGAFPLLQGQPSGEDTLDGEFDDRDCFQHLEPSAPPPSVENIPRPLSPTKLTPMVHSPLRYQSDADLEVLRKKLANAPRPLKKRSSITEPEGPSGPNIQKLLYQRFNTLAGSIEGNGVSGSGGVSGAGNGTPFYQPANPPGYLAGDSVADTDNGNFPSEASLPPPGAEGLDSEAALPSTDANDNEPLPLPPEAMGDPAEQAESEDDNNNNVGTSEALLSRPVPEVSTPEESGTVVSQPVEKRTNLKKPNSERTGHGFRVKFNPLALLLDASLEGEFDLVQRIIYEVENPSTPNDEGITPLHNAVCAGHHHIVKFLLDFGVNVNAADSDGWTPLHCAASCNSVHLCKVLVESGAAIFASTISDVETAADKCEEMEEGYIQCSQFLYGVQEKLGVMNKGTVYALWNYEAQSPDELSFSEGDAITILRRQDDNETEWWWARLEDNEGYVPRNLLGLYPRIKPRQRSLA, from the exons ATGATGCCG ATGATTTTGACAGTGTACCTCAGCGATGGCGAACAGGCTGTTACTGAGGTGCCAATCACCCCTGAGACGACATGCCGTGATGTTGTTGAGTTCTGCAAAGAGCCCGGGGAGAGCGGCTGCCACCTGGCTGAGGTCTGGAGAGGCAATG AACGAGCGATTCCTTTCGAGCACATGATGTACGAGCATCTGCAAAAATGGGGGCCTCGGAAACAAGAGGTCAAGTTCTTCCTCCGCCATGAAGATTCACCAACTGAGAGCAGTGATCAAG GAAGTCAACAGTCTCAGGATCAGACGAGTCGCAGGAGTGGAAACACCGGAGAGAAACACAGTGAGAATGGG GTGGGGAATCAACGTGTTGAGCTCACACTGTCAGAGCTTCAGGAGATGGCCAatcggcagcagcagcaaattgAGGCTCAGCAGCAGATGCTTGTTGCAAAG GAGCAACGTTTACGTTACCTGAAGCAGCAGGAGCGACGTCAGCAGCAAACAGTTTCAGAGGCCGAAAAGCTGCAGAGGCTCAAAGAACGTGTGGACAGTCAGGAGGCAAAGCTAAAGAAGATTCGGGCAATGAGAGGCCAGGTGGACTACAGCAAGGTCATAAATGGCAACCTGT CGGCAGAGATTGAGCAAGTTAGCAGCTTGTTCCAAGAGAAGCAGGCAGAGTTACAGGCAGCTGTACTGAGGGTGGAGCAGCTTAGCCTCCAGCTGGAGGACCTGCGAAGAGGAAAGCTCAACGGCATACAGACAGCACTGGGAGGCCAAGTAACCGGTGCTGCAGCCTTAGAGCTGCGTAAACTCTACCAGGAGCTTCAG ATTCGAAACAAACTGAACCAGGAGCAAAACAGCAAGCTGCAGCAACAGAAGGAACTTCTGAACAAGCGCAACATGGAAGTGACACTCATGGACAAGCGCATCAGCGAGCTACGGGAACGCCTctacaagaaaaaaactgagGCACGTCAAAAAGAGAATCTTCTT CTAAATAGAGCAAATGGACCTCCCTCTCCTCAGCCCGCTTCTGGGACCCTGGGCCGTGTTGCAGCTGTTGGACCATACATCCAAGTCCCTGTACCAGGCCGACAGGAAGGAGGCTACACTATGCCACCTGATCCATTGAAGCCCCAGACTTTGGGTGTCAATAATCAAGCCAACCATGGCCGTACCAAGTCAG CTAATGACACTGGTTGGCCTACCTTAAGCAAGACCAGCACAACACTAAAGCCTCCTGAGAGAAAAGACTCAGGGACTGATACCCAGGGCAAAAGCCCTCCCTCAGGCTCACCTGTCACTCCAACTGCAGACAag GTGCTAGACTCCAAAGTGGCTGTGTCTTCCCCTGCCATTTCCAAGCCACAGCCACCTCCCTATGGTTCCCACCTTACCTCTGCTAACTCAGCCAGCTCTTTGGAGCGCCGCAAGGatgcacctcctcctcctcgcccACTCCCAAACCCACCAGCTCCTGCTTGGCCCCGTGTCCCCCCCTCCACAGGCTCCTCCTCTCAACAAATCCAACAACGTATCTCAGTACCGCCAAGCCCCACCTTCCAGCCTAATACACCGATTTTCCCTCCTGGGCTGAGCGAGCGACTGGATACCCCGCCAGCTGTGGCGGTGCGCCCATTCTTCCCAGACAGAGGATCACGTCCTCAGTCGCCCCGTAAAGGACCACCTACAGTGAACTCCAGCTCCATCTATCACATGTACCTCCAGCAGGCAGCGCCAAAGAGCCAACCACTTAAGCCTGCCCTCAAAGCAG TATATGGGAAGCCTGTTCTTCTCTCTAGCTCAACACCCCCTTCGCCTCTGCCATACACCCAGACGGGAGGAGCCTTCCCATTGCTCCAAGGCCAGCCCAGTGGGGAGGACACTTTGGACGGAGAATTTGATGATCGTGATTGTTTCCAGCACCTGGAGCCATCAGCACCTCCTCCAAGCGTGGAGAATATCCCACGACCACTCAGTCCTACTAAGCTCACGCCCATGGTACACTCCCCACTCCGCTACCAAAGTGACGCCGATCTTGAGGTGCTCCGTAAAAAGCTGGCCAATGCTCCCAGACCCCTCAAGAAGCGTAGCTCCATAACAGAACCAGAAGGCCCCAGTGGACCCAACATCCAGAAACTGCTCTACCAGAGGTTCAACACTTTAGCAGGAAGCATAGAGGGAAATGGAGTCAGTGGGTCAGGAGGTGTCAGCGGTGCAGGTAATGGAACACCTTTTTATCAGCCAGCTAATCCTCCTGGATATCTAGCAGGTGACTCTGTGGCTGACACGGACAATGGGAACTTCCCCTCTGAGGCATCACTACCACCACCAGGGGCAGAGGGGCTGGATTCTGAGGCTGCACTTCCATCTACTGACGCAAATGACAATGAGCCACTGCCCTTGCCACCAGAAGCGATGGGAGACCCTGCTGAACAGGCAGAATCCGAggacgacaacaacaacaatgttgGAACCTCTGAAGCGTTGCTATCCAGACCTGTGCCAGAGGTCTCCACTCCAGAAGAGAGTGGCACAGTGGTCTCACAACCAGTG GAGAAGCGCACAAACCTAAAGAAGCCAAACTCTGAGCGTACTGGTCATGGCTTTAGAGTGAAGTTCAACCCTCTGGCCCTTCTGTTGGATGCTTCATTGGAGGGAGAGTTTGATCTTGTCCAGAGGATCATCTATGag GTGGAGAATCCTAGCACTCCCAACGATGAAGGCATCACCCCCCTGCACAATGCAGTGTGTGCCGGGCAtcaccacatagtcaagttctTGCTGGATTTTGGTGTGAACGTCAATGCTGCAGACAGCGATGGATG GACTCCACTTCACTGTGCCGCTTCCTGTAACAGTGTTCATCTGTGCAAAGTATTGGTTGAGTCAGGAGCAGCCATCTTTGCCAGCACAATTAGTGATGTGGAGACTGCTGCAGATAAGTGTGAAGAAATGGAGGAGGGTTATATTCAGTGTTCCCAGTTTCTATATG GTGTTCAGGAGAAATTGGGTGTCATGAACAAGGGGACAGTGTATGCGCTGTGGAATTATGAAGCTCAGAGCCCGGATGAGCTGTCGTTCAGCGAAGGGGATGCCATTACCATTCTGCGACGCCAGGACGACAATGAAACCGAGTGGTGGTGGGCACGACTTGAAGACAACGAGGGCTATGTGCCCCGGAATCTGCTTGGG ctCTATCCTAGGATCAAGCCACGTCAGCGCTCCTTGGCGTAG